From the genome of Calliopsis andreniformis isolate RMS-2024a unplaced genomic scaffold, iyCalAndr_principal scaffold0022, whole genome shotgun sequence, one region includes:
- the LOC143186773 gene encoding UDP-glucose 4-epimerase isoform X1: MTDVCVKGRTCCNRKQGLERVAAHTCACLLHNDRYDDEGRGDVLRSSNILNSTFLYQRTRQVVEPESVITRTRPRILLYWLDVFTAHNLALSRNMTKDWRTIFVTGGAGYIGSHCIVELLESGYDVVAIDNFANSVTESSGESAALKRVEQITGKKVTFYNCDLIDRDKLETVFNKHKIDCVIHFAAIKAVGESMQVPLHYYRNNIIGAINLLEVMKAAGCFQLVFSSSCTVYGEPNELPITEEHSTGNITNVYGRTKYFIEEMLKDISRAEKSWNIISLRYFNPVGAHSSGLIGEDPTKPFTNLMPYIAQVALRHKPELVIFGGDYPTKDGTGIRDYIHVMDLAAGHVAALNALYKQHLRLKIYNLGTGKGVSVLELIKTFEKVTGTAVPYVIKDRREGDIVSMYANTDLAEKELGWKTKYDVEQMCKDFWRWQTMNPHGYRNIVKNGVSEHVNGTS, translated from the exons ATGACCGATGTCTGTGTGAAAGGAAGAACTTGTTGTAACAGAAAGCAAGGACTCGAGAGAGTCGCAGCGCACACGTGTGCGTGCCTTCTTCACAATGATAGGTATGATGATGAAGGAAGAGGGGATGTCTTGCGTTCCTCGAATATACTAAACTCTACTTTCCTATACCAGAGGACGAGGCAAGTAGTTGAGCCGGAGTCAGTGATTACGCGGACGCGTCCTCGAATCCTTCTATATTGGCTCGACGTATTCACTGCTCATAATCTTGCATTATCGAG aAATATGACCAAAGATTGGAGAACTATTTTCGTAACCGGAGGAGCTGGTTACATTGGTAGCCACTGTATCGTTGAACTTTTGGAAAGCGGGTACGATGTAGTTGCAATAGATaattttgcaaatagtgtgaccgAAAGCAGTGGAGAATCCGCTGCTTTAAAAAGGGTTGAGCAAATTACTGGGAAAAAAGTAACTTTTTACAATTGCGATCTCATTGATCGAGACAAACTCGAGACGGTCTTCAACAAG cacAAAATAGATTGTGTGATTCATTTTGCGGCAATAAAAGCAGTTGGTGAATCAATGCAAGTTCCACTTCATTATTACCGAAATAATATCATTGGTGCCATTAATTTATTAGAG GTAATGAAAGCTGCTGGGTGCTTCCAACTAGTTTTTAGTAGTTCATGTACCGTGTACGGAGAACCGAATGAACTTCCAATTACAGAGGAACATTCCACTGGTAATATTACAAACGTGTATGGCAGAACGAAATATTTCATTGAGGAGATGCTTAAAGACATATCCAGAGCGGAGAAG AGTTGGAATATCATTTCTCTAAGATACTTCAACCCAGTAGGTGCACATTCCAGCGGTTTAATAGGGGAAGATCCTACAAAGCCATTCACAAATTTAATGCCTTATATAGCACAAGTAGCTTTAAGGCATAAACCTGAGCTCGTTATTTTCGGTGGTGACTATCCTACGAAAGACGGTACAG GCATACGTGACTATATTCACGTAATGGATTTAGCTGCCGGTCATGTAGCAGCTTTAAATGCCTTGTACAAGCAACACTTGAGGCTAAAAATTTACAACTTAGGTACTGGTAAAGGTGTGTCAGTACTCGAATTAATCAAAACTTTTGAGAAGGTAACAGGGACAGCAGTTCCATATGTCATAAAAGATAGGAGGGAGGGTGACATAGTATCTATGTATGCTAATACAGATTTAGCAGAAAAAGAATTAGGATGGAAAACTAAATATGACGTCGAGCAGATGT gtAAAGATTTCTGGAGGTGGCAGACAATGAATCCCCATGGATACCGTAATATAGTAAAGAATGGCGTTAGTGAGCATGTAAACGGCACGTCATAA
- the LOC143186773 gene encoding UDP-glucose 4-epimerase isoform X2 — MTKDWRTIFVTGGAGYIGSHCIVELLESGYDVVAIDNFANSVTESSGESAALKRVEQITGKKVTFYNCDLIDRDKLETVFNKHKIDCVIHFAAIKAVGESMQVPLHYYRNNIIGAINLLEVMKAAGCFQLVFSSSCTVYGEPNELPITEEHSTGNITNVYGRTKYFIEEMLKDISRAEKSWNIISLRYFNPVGAHSSGLIGEDPTKPFTNLMPYIAQVALRHKPELVIFGGDYPTKDGTGIRDYIHVMDLAAGHVAALNALYKQHLRLKIYNLGTGKGVSVLELIKTFEKVTGTAVPYVIKDRREGDIVSMYANTDLAEKELGWKTKYDVEQMCKDFWRWQTMNPHGYRNIVKNGVSEHVNGTS; from the exons ATGACCAAAGATTGGAGAACTATTTTCGTAACCGGAGGAGCTGGTTACATTGGTAGCCACTGTATCGTTGAACTTTTGGAAAGCGGGTACGATGTAGTTGCAATAGATaattttgcaaatagtgtgaccgAAAGCAGTGGAGAATCCGCTGCTTTAAAAAGGGTTGAGCAAATTACTGGGAAAAAAGTAACTTTTTACAATTGCGATCTCATTGATCGAGACAAACTCGAGACGGTCTTCAACAAG cacAAAATAGATTGTGTGATTCATTTTGCGGCAATAAAAGCAGTTGGTGAATCAATGCAAGTTCCACTTCATTATTACCGAAATAATATCATTGGTGCCATTAATTTATTAGAG GTAATGAAAGCTGCTGGGTGCTTCCAACTAGTTTTTAGTAGTTCATGTACCGTGTACGGAGAACCGAATGAACTTCCAATTACAGAGGAACATTCCACTGGTAATATTACAAACGTGTATGGCAGAACGAAATATTTCATTGAGGAGATGCTTAAAGACATATCCAGAGCGGAGAAG AGTTGGAATATCATTTCTCTAAGATACTTCAACCCAGTAGGTGCACATTCCAGCGGTTTAATAGGGGAAGATCCTACAAAGCCATTCACAAATTTAATGCCTTATATAGCACAAGTAGCTTTAAGGCATAAACCTGAGCTCGTTATTTTCGGTGGTGACTATCCTACGAAAGACGGTACAG GCATACGTGACTATATTCACGTAATGGATTTAGCTGCCGGTCATGTAGCAGCTTTAAATGCCTTGTACAAGCAACACTTGAGGCTAAAAATTTACAACTTAGGTACTGGTAAAGGTGTGTCAGTACTCGAATTAATCAAAACTTTTGAGAAGGTAACAGGGACAGCAGTTCCATATGTCATAAAAGATAGGAGGGAGGGTGACATAGTATCTATGTATGCTAATACAGATTTAGCAGAAAAAGAATTAGGATGGAAAACTAAATATGACGTCGAGCAGATGT gtAAAGATTTCTGGAGGTGGCAGACAATGAATCCCCATGGATACCGTAATATAGTAAAGAATGGCGTTAGTGAGCATGTAAACGGCACGTCATAA
- the Mettl4 gene encoding methyltransferase like 4 isoform X2 — MSLIFSNSEGWIISHLQYLNDIYKTARDGSLQCRLMFNETLFEINSQYLRQNQIIRGNQQEEIPAQNKNRKRKRSKLLPDEDLKEINYVKQIFDTIMSLAKTEGLFSSTVATDNNEAARLASQKFYQETFSNEDGNFYEKCSFYCYDVRDIAKKMELNNQYDFILLDPPWWNKSIRRKKTKYLEASYKMMYNDELAKIPIGKLLSSNGIVAIWCTNAPSHLHSIFNDIFPSWGVTYKAKWYWIKVTQLGDPVCNFNLALGKQPYELLVLGSVVNNNEINIPDGKLLISVPSAVHSHKPPLTEVMRDYLPHEPKCLEIFARYLLPKWTSWGLEVLKFQHLSLHTVIEEINEVQNSNTMDVNKLNI; from the exons ATGAGCCTAATTTTCTCTAACAGTGAAGGGTGGATTATATCCCACTTGCAATACCTAAATGATATTTATAAAACTGCAAGGGATGGTAGTTTGCAGTGTAGGTTAATGTTTAATGAaacattatttgaaataaactCTCAGTATTTACGTCAAAATCAGATAATTCGAGGTAATCAGCAAGAAGAAATTCCAGCGCAAAATAAGAATAGAAAAAGGAAACGATCGAAACTTTTACCGGATGAAGATTTGAAAGAG ATCAATTATGTCAAACAGATATTTGATACAATAATGTCATTAGCAAAAACAGAGGGGTTGTTCTCTTCTACTGTAGCCACTGATAATAATGAAGCAGCACGCTTGGCATCACAGAAGTTTTATCAAGAGACATTCTCTAATGAAGATGGAAATTTTTATG AAAAGTGTAGCTTTTATTGCTATGATGTGAGAGATATTGCAAAGAAGATGGAGCTAAACAATCAATACGATTTTATATTGTTGGATCCCCCTTGGTGGAACAAGTccataagaagaaaaaaaacCAAATATTTAGAAGCTAG TTATAAAATGATGTACAACGATGAATTGGCCAAGATACCAATTGGAAAGCTGTTATCCTCAAATGGAATTGTAGCTATTTGGTGCACTAATGCTCCAAGTCACTTACACAGTATTTTTAATGATATATTTCCATCTTGGGGTGTTACATACAAAGCAAAATGGTACTGGATTAAA GTCACTCAGTTAGGAGATCCAGTATGTAATTTTAATTTAGCACTTGGTAAACAGCCTTATGAATTGCTAGTTTTGGGGTCTGTAGTAAATAACAACGAAATAAACATTCCTGATGGGAAATTGTTAATAAGTGTTCCTAGTGCAGTACATTCTCATAAGCCACCACTCACAG AAGTAATGAGGGACTATCTCCCACATGAACCAAAATGTCTAGAAATATTTGCAAGATATTTACTGCCTAAATGGACAAGTTGGGGCCTTGAAGTTCTAAAGTTTCAACATCTATCATTGCATACAGTTATAGAAGAAATTAATGAGGTTCAAAATAGCAATACTATGGATgtaaataaattgaatatttag
- the Mettl4 gene encoding methyltransferase like 4 isoform X1, with protein MSLIFSNSEGWIISHLQYLNDIYKTARDGSLQCRLMFNETLFEINSQYLRQNQIIRGNQQEEIPAQNKNRKRKRSKLLPDEDLKEINYVKQIFDTIMSLAKTEGLFSSTVATDNNEAARLASQKFYQETFSNEDGNFYGCNDTDVAIISSVENKKYVFPEKCSFYCYDVRDIAKKMELNNQYDFILLDPPWWNKSIRRKKTKYLEASYKMMYNDELAKIPIGKLLSSNGIVAIWCTNAPSHLHSIFNDIFPSWGVTYKAKWYWIKVTQLGDPVCNFNLALGKQPYELLVLGSVVNNNEINIPDGKLLISVPSAVHSHKPPLTEVMRDYLPHEPKCLEIFARYLLPKWTSWGLEVLKFQHLSLHTVIEEINEVQNSNTMDVNKLNI; from the exons ATGAGCCTAATTTTCTCTAACAGTGAAGGGTGGATTATATCCCACTTGCAATACCTAAATGATATTTATAAAACTGCAAGGGATGGTAGTTTGCAGTGTAGGTTAATGTTTAATGAaacattatttgaaataaactCTCAGTATTTACGTCAAAATCAGATAATTCGAGGTAATCAGCAAGAAGAAATTCCAGCGCAAAATAAGAATAGAAAAAGGAAACGATCGAAACTTTTACCGGATGAAGATTTGAAAGAG ATCAATTATGTCAAACAGATATTTGATACAATAATGTCATTAGCAAAAACAGAGGGGTTGTTCTCTTCTACTGTAGCCACTGATAATAATGAAGCAGCACGCTTGGCATCACAGAAGTTTTATCAAGAGACATTCTCTAATGAAGATGGAAATTTTTATGGTTGTAATGATACAGATGTAGCTATCATATCCAGTGTGgaaaataagaaatatgttTTCCCAGAAAAGTGTAGCTTTTATTGCTATGATGTGAGAGATATTGCAAAGAAGATGGAGCTAAACAATCAATACGATTTTATATTGTTGGATCCCCCTTGGTGGAACAAGTccataagaagaaaaaaaacCAAATATTTAGAAGCTAG TTATAAAATGATGTACAACGATGAATTGGCCAAGATACCAATTGGAAAGCTGTTATCCTCAAATGGAATTGTAGCTATTTGGTGCACTAATGCTCCAAGTCACTTACACAGTATTTTTAATGATATATTTCCATCTTGGGGTGTTACATACAAAGCAAAATGGTACTGGATTAAA GTCACTCAGTTAGGAGATCCAGTATGTAATTTTAATTTAGCACTTGGTAAACAGCCTTATGAATTGCTAGTTTTGGGGTCTGTAGTAAATAACAACGAAATAAACATTCCTGATGGGAAATTGTTAATAAGTGTTCCTAGTGCAGTACATTCTCATAAGCCACCACTCACAG AAGTAATGAGGGACTATCTCCCACATGAACCAAAATGTCTAGAAATATTTGCAAGATATTTACTGCCTAAATGGACAAGTTGGGGCCTTGAAGTTCTAAAGTTTCAACATCTATCATTGCATACAGTTATAGAAGAAATTAATGAGGTTCAAAATAGCAATACTATGGATgtaaataaattgaatatttag
- the LOC143186772 gene encoding lariat debranching enzyme, which translates to MRIAVEGCAHGELDIIYQTIQEMEKTDGKKIDLLICCGDFQSTRNLCDLNCMAIPDKYKDMCTFYKYYSGEKIAPVLTVFIGGNHEASNYLQELPYGGWVAPNIYYLGYASVITIGGIRIAGLSGIYKSQHWMQGHYEKPPYNENTIRSVYHIRNLEVFRLKQLSGNIDIFLSHDWPSGITKYGDENILLKGKPFFKNDIENNTLGSPPSMELLEHHYPSYWFSAHLHCKFAALVPEKDGIKVTKFLALDKCLPKRKFLQILELEHNPNLPLKLHYDLEWLTILYLTNHLLSVKSGIHYMPGQYGNSRWIFTPSTEEKAKVLKKFNCNLEIPFNFTQTVKPYNPDIPDNSFESPKLLINNQTTQFCNTLGIDDPSVLIQLMSNSKDFKSNELLTETSYKQILSNDEMYVSYEEVNVLSSTFDGSLTDDSFNRTSPLNLSPKSNSEEQDLELNSSKEAIDESLNNLTSSANLNCTDDSNNHCIQIEPNCKKFKRRNYSIYSNTF; encoded by the exons ATGAGGATCGCTGTCGAGGGTTGTGCACACGGTGAATTAGATATTATTTACCAAACTATTCAAGAAATGGAAAAAACTGATGGGAAGAAAATAGATCTGCTCATTTGTTGCGGAGATTTTCAATCCACGAGAAACTTATGTGATCTAAATTGTATGGCTATACCTGATAAATATAAGGATATGTGTACATTTTATAA ATATTATTCAGGGGAAAAAATTGCTCCTGTATTGACAGTATTTATTGGGGGAAATCATGAAGCATCGAATTATCTTCAAGAGCTACCATATGGGGGTTGGGTAGCACCTAATATTTATTATCTTGGGTATGCCAGTGTAATAACAATAGGTGGTATTAGGATTGCTGGGTTATCAGGCATTTATAAGAGTCAACATTGGATGCAAGGACATTATGAGAAACCCCCTTATAATGAAAATACAATTAGAAGTGTCTATCATATTAGAAACTTAGAAGTATTTAGATTAAAGCAG CTCTCCGGTAATATTGATATTTTTTTATCTCATGATTGGCCATCAGGAATAACAAAATATGGagatgaaaatattttattaaaaggaAAACCTTTCTTTAA AAATGACATTGAGAACAATACTCTTGGTAGTCCACCAAGCATGGAGCTTTTGGAACACCATTATCCAAGTTATTGGTTTTCTGCACATTTACATTGTAAATTTGCAGCTCTTGTTCCTGAGAAAGATGGAATAAAAGTAACTAAATTTTTAGCTTTAGACAAGTGTCTTCCAAAAAGAAAGTTTCTTCAAATACTAGAATTAGAACACAATCCAAATTTACCATTGAAACTGCACTATGATTTAGAATGGTTAACAATATTGTATTTGACAAATCATTTATTAAGTGTTAAAAGTGGTATTCATTACATGCCTGGTCAATATGGTAACAGTAGGTGGATATTTACACCATCTACAGAGGAGAAGGCAAAAGTTTTAAAGAAATTCAATTGTAATTTAGAAATTCCATTCAATTTTACACAAACTGTGAAACCTTATAACCCTGATATACCAGACAATTCATTTGAATCAccgaaattattaataaataaccAAACTACACAGTTTTGCAAtactttgggtattgatgatccaTCTGTCTTGATACAATTAATGAGCAACTCTAAGGACTTTAAATCAAACGAATTATTGACAGAAACATCATATAAACAAATATTAAGCAATGATGAAATGTATGTTTCATATGAGGAAGTTAATGTTTTAAGCTCCACGTTTGATGGAAGCTTAACTGATGATTCATTTAATAGAACATCACCATTAAATTTATCTCCTAAAAGTAATAGTGAAGAACAAGATTTAGAATTAAATAGTAGTAAAGAAGCTATAGATGAAAGTTTAAATAATTTAACATCATCAGCAAATTTGAACTGTACAGATGATA GCAATAATCATTGCATACAAATTGAACCAAACTGTAAAAAATTCAAACGGCGGAATTATTCTATATATTccaatacattttaa
- the LOC143186782 gene encoding uncharacterized protein C16orf52 homolog A-like: MDKLTIISTLFLAADVAAIVSLAMPDWIITDVGGDIRLGLMWSCMTLYNRPQVCYSPDLQPEWLMALFCIFVGCVFITATTILLASSHWDRNVLPYARWVGFIAMILFCLAAVIFPMGFHIAEIGGQPYQLPNSHQVGISYILFVLALWITVIAELFAGKVCLPHF, from the exons ATGGACAAATTAACTATTATTTCAACATTGTTTCTCGCTGCGGATGTCGCTGCGATTGTTAGTCTTGCTATGCCCGATTGGATTATTACTGATGTGGGCG GAGATATAAGATTAGGACTCATGTGGTCATGTATGACTTTATACAATAGACCTCAAGTTTGTTATAGTCCAGATTTACAACCAGAGTGGTTAATGGCCCttttttgtatatttgttgGTTGTGTTTTTATAACTGCAACAACAATATTGCTAGCTAGCTCTCATTGGGATCGTAATGTTCTTCCATATGCAAGATGGGTGGGATTTATAGCTA TGATACTATTTTGTCTAGCAGCAGTTATATTTCCAATGGGCTTCCATATTGCAGAAATTGGTGGACAGCCATATCAGTTACCTAATTCACACCAAGTTGGTATTTCTTATATTCTTTTTGTTTTAGCATTATGGATTACAGTTATTGCAGAATTATTTGCTGGTAAAGTTTGTTTACCACATTTTTAG